The Onthophagus taurus isolate NC chromosome 2, IU_Otau_3.0, whole genome shotgun sequence genome includes a window with the following:
- the LOC139432762 gene encoding tudor domain-containing protein 7B-like has translation MDDIKSKAAELEAIISSVLISNPRRRRMTIRDLDRQFKELNGYRIPFSELGYCTLESYLHSIPHRLIVNGRGYDAELCLIVSQKSAHLYSLDRKQRSPKRPQTEQKSVPFVQRRRSEEFHLRKSPDNNIENVSSTVQNNTTPNVQHIPTLSYPSLRRPHKIFESVPSTSQNIQNPSMVEEKISNRVNPIALTSKGAIPKNYDNKNNSTTLKKNVPYYIQNRLKELIRNYPEGVHSRKLTELYKKEFKQDLNYSDYGYKSINHFCLALKTIFAFKPLVGANLQIYGKDLNLKLDPPLRNKRSLNDNEINLTEMMPEKNSTESSESNFDDLNQNTTTKACNNEIEEKNDESALENEIKITFHNFGPASLHIVIDTDDKY, from the exons atg GATGACATTAAAAGTAAAGCTGCAGAGCTAGAGGCAATTATATCAAGCGTTCTAATCTCAAATCCACGGCGGCGTCGGATGACCATCAGAGATTTAGACCGACAATTTAAGGAGTTAAATGGATATCGAATTCCGTTTAGTGAATTAGGATATTGCACTCTTGAGTCGTATTTACATTCAATACCACACCGTTTAAta GTGAATGGTAGAGGTTATGATGCAGAGCTTTGTTTAATCGTCAGTCAAAAATCTGCCCACTTATACAGTTTAGATCGTAAACAAAGATCTCCAAAAAGACCACAAACGGAACAAAAATCAGTTCCGTTTGTTCAAAGGAGGCGTTCGGAAGAATTTCATTTAAGAAAAAGCCCggataataatattgaaaatgtcTCATCAACAGTACAAAATAATACCACACCAAATGTACAACATATTCCTACTTTATCATATCCTAGTCTACGTCGGCCtcacaaaatatttgaaagtgTTCCATCAACATcacaaaatattcaaaatccTTCAATGgtagaagaaaaaatttccAACAGAGTTAACCCAATTGCCTTAACATCTAAAGGTGCAATACCAAAAAATTACGATAACAAAAACAACTCTACAACATTAAAGAAGAATGTGCCATATTACATTCAGAATcgattaaaagaattaattcgTAATTATCCCGAAGGTGTACATAGTAGGAAATTAACAGAATTATATAAAAAGGAATTTAAGCAGGACTTGAATTATAGCGATTATGGTTACAAATCgattaatcatttttgtttagctttaaaaacaatttttgcttttaaaccTTTAGTAGGtgcaaatcttcaaatttatgGTAAagacttaaatttaaaacttgatCCACCATTACGAAATAAACGAAGTTTAAatgataatgaaataaatttgacagaAATGATGCCAGAAAAGAATTCAACAGAATCATCTGAATctaattttgatgatttaaatcaaaacactACAACAAAAGCATGCAAtaatgaaattgaagaaaagaaCGATGAATCGGCattagaaaatgaaataaaaattacttttcatA ATTTTGGACCGGCATCTTTACACATTGTCATCGATACCgatgataaatattaa